In Frondihabitans sp. PAMC 28766, a genomic segment contains:
- a CDS encoding WXG100 family type VII secretion target: protein MNGSHEVDLDYLNESARTFDETATYCEELRAKIGALAARLGGTWSGQAEAQFAELQQQWAAGAAEMAEGMALITQTARIAHENYSRTKTPTCGCGGDPVTTVKVTPSAYAGVAHTFNGAISSLTSHAESALGSLAASAGMAGSDPVGSRWAAAYDPVAASVFRALTAASSTMASISHGIDVTGQNHANSDSASAGKGLAAWAGFSTPHPVAFSSPPSSAGGSSSPPTGWDLVKDAVGVAWPSGDTGKLRATAAAWGRLADGIEGVHSAHLRDSTAPIDSFMSAEIPHIQTTVHTTSAQLTSVASQARGLQSATSGYADQIDAVRASSVITLVALGAAVTATTGAGVALTLFTFGGSDAGAALADAAEVAAAAAKIAAQIAIVAAFVGMAESTLEDLHVQISSASAILEGIRIAKYVVSTISPPNKKAKPYYPQGPRDGEQNRPIPLPGPLPLPDGKTLTQKQPKKNERTLVLMIKPGWDESQVKQAALKTAELNAIAVSGEDGGLRRTRVRRGKVKNLRKRFLQEHPGTDLAGKDVDHIHELQLGGEDDVANMQPLDKSVNRSIGAQIQQQIAKDERGTQYKRVVLIQPPMGVSVPEAQDNWPQ from the coding sequence GTGAACGGCTCGCACGAGGTCGACCTCGACTACCTGAACGAGTCGGCTCGCACTTTCGACGAGACCGCGACGTACTGTGAAGAGCTGCGCGCGAAGATCGGTGCGCTCGCCGCACGCCTCGGCGGCACCTGGTCGGGCCAGGCCGAGGCGCAGTTCGCCGAGCTGCAGCAGCAGTGGGCCGCGGGCGCCGCCGAGATGGCCGAGGGCATGGCCCTCATCACGCAGACGGCACGCATCGCGCACGAAAACTACAGTCGCACCAAGACGCCAACCTGCGGATGTGGGGGTGACCCGGTGACTACCGTCAAAGTGACCCCCTCGGCCTACGCCGGGGTCGCGCACACGTTCAACGGCGCGATCTCGTCGCTGACGTCGCACGCCGAGTCCGCACTCGGATCGCTGGCCGCCTCGGCAGGGATGGCCGGCTCCGACCCGGTCGGCAGTCGCTGGGCCGCCGCCTACGATCCGGTGGCCGCGTCGGTCTTCCGTGCCCTCACCGCCGCGTCGAGCACCATGGCGAGCATCTCGCACGGCATCGACGTGACCGGGCAGAACCACGCGAACTCCGATTCGGCCTCGGCAGGCAAGGGGCTGGCTGCGTGGGCCGGCTTCAGCACCCCGCATCCTGTCGCCTTCTCGTCACCGCCCTCGTCGGCAGGCGGTTCGTCCTCGCCGCCGACGGGCTGGGATCTCGTCAAGGATGCGGTCGGCGTCGCCTGGCCGAGCGGCGACACCGGCAAACTGCGCGCGACCGCCGCGGCCTGGGGCCGTCTCGCTGACGGCATCGAGGGTGTGCACTCGGCGCACCTGCGCGACTCGACGGCACCCATCGACTCGTTCATGTCGGCTGAGATCCCGCACATCCAGACGACCGTGCACACGACCTCGGCCCAGCTCACCTCGGTGGCGTCTCAAGCGCGGGGGCTGCAGTCGGCGACGAGCGGTTATGCCGATCAGATCGATGCCGTGCGGGCATCGTCCGTCATCACCCTTGTTGCTCTCGGCGCGGCCGTCACCGCTACGACCGGTGCCGGTGTAGCGCTGACGCTGTTCACCTTCGGCGGCTCGGATGCGGGCGCGGCTCTCGCGGATGCCGCCGAGGTCGCTGCCGCCGCAGCGAAGATCGCCGCGCAGATCGCGATCGTCGCCGCGTTCGTCGGCATGGCCGAGTCGACGCTCGAAGACCTGCACGTCCAGATCTCGTCGGCCAGTGCCATCCTCGAGGGCATCAGGATCGCCAAGTACGTCGTATCGACGATCAGCCCGCCGAACAAGAAAGCGAAGCCCTACTACCCGCAGGGCCCGCGCGACGGCGAGCAGAACCGGCCCATCCCGTTGCCCGGGCCTCTGCCCCTGCCCGATGGCAAGACGCTGACGCAGAAGCAGCCGAAGAAGAACGAGCGGACGCTCGTGCTGATGATCAAGCCGGGGTGGGACGAGAGTCAGGTCAAGCAAGCCGCTTTAAAAACTGCCGAACTCAATGCCATTGCTGTTTCGGGCGAAGATGGAGGCCTCCGCAGGACTCGGGTCCGCCGGGGCAAAGTCAAGAATCTTCGGAAGCGCTTTCTCCAGGAACATCCCGGGACCGACTTAGCCGGCAAAGACGTTGACCACATTCACGAGCTGCAACTCGGAGGTGAAGACGATGTCGCCAACATGCAACCCCTCGACAAAAGTGTCAATCGAAGTATCGGTGCTCAGATTCAGCAACAGATTGCCAAGGACGAGCGTGGGACGCAATACAAGCGCGTCGTGTTGATTCAGCCACCTATGGGCGTGAGCGTCCCCGAGGCGCAGGACAATTGGCCTCAGTAG
- the rimI gene encoding ribosomal protein S18-alanine N-acetyltransferase yields the protein MSPVDGVNAPDGVSEPDDVSAPDGFTVRRATPDDLDAIMLLETSIFVSDAWSPQLMAAELTNSTGYYLVVTSSAGEIVAYAGMLAPIGSPDSDIQTIAVAPGARRHGIARDLMQRMMAEAIDRGARETFLEVRVDNPGAQALYESLGFEGIAVRPRYYMPDGVDALVMRVRHRAPDTPAGGLS from the coding sequence GTGAGCCCCGTCGACGGTGTCAATGCGCCGGACGGTGTCTCTGAGCCGGACGATGTCTCTGCACCGGACGGTTTTACGGTACGCCGGGCCACACCCGACGACCTCGACGCGATCATGCTGCTCGAGACGTCGATCTTCGTCAGCGACGCGTGGAGCCCCCAGCTGATGGCCGCCGAGCTGACGAACTCGACCGGCTACTACCTCGTCGTGACCTCGTCGGCGGGCGAGATCGTCGCCTACGCCGGCATGCTGGCGCCCATCGGATCACCGGACTCCGACATCCAGACCATCGCCGTGGCGCCCGGCGCTCGCCGTCACGGCATCGCGCGCGACCTCATGCAGCGCATGATGGCCGAGGCGATCGACCGAGGCGCCCGCGAGACGTTTCTCGAAGTGCGCGTCGACAACCCGGGTGCGCAGGCGCTGTACGAGTCGCTCGGGTTCGAAGGGATCGCCGTGCGACCCCGCTATTACATGCCCGACGGGGTGGACGCGCTCGTGATGCGGGTGCGGCACCGCGCCCCCGACACGCCCGCTGGAGGCCTCTCGTGA
- a CDS encoding DUF4190 domain-containing protein has translation MSDQTSSQPDPEGPAAEQAAAEQPAGEQPAAERPAAERPAAERPAAERPAEQPVAEPSEPAQPAYGQAWSSSTREEPSAANPSPAAPAADDLPQYGERQAPAAGAQQQPPAYGAQQQPPAYGAQSSSGQQPGYGQQPGYGQQPYGQQPGYTQPSYGQQQYGAQQPSYGQPNPYATQGYNYGAPTGTTSGLAVASLILGIAGFVVPFVLPSIAAVILGFMARSRIRQNPQGGSGLAVAGIILGFVAILIAIVFIVFVVIIGVAVANNHSFDSGQ, from the coding sequence ATGTCCGATCAGACCTCCTCCCAGCCCGACCCCGAGGGGCCCGCCGCCGAGCAGGCCGCCGCGGAGCAGCCAGCCGGCGAGCAGCCCGCGGCCGAGCGGCCTGCCGCCGAGCGGCCTGCCGCCGAGCGGCCTGCCGCCGAGCGGCCTGCCGAGCAGCCCGTGGCCGAGCCGAGCGAGCCCGCGCAGCCCGCCTACGGCCAGGCGTGGTCGTCGTCGACACGGGAGGAACCCTCAGCCGCGAACCCGTCGCCGGCCGCACCCGCTGCCGACGACCTGCCGCAGTACGGCGAAAGGCAGGCGCCCGCCGCCGGCGCGCAGCAGCAGCCTCCGGCCTACGGCGCGCAGCAGCAGCCTCCGGCCTACGGCGCGCAGTCGTCGTCCGGCCAGCAGCCCGGCTACGGCCAGCAGCCCGGTTACGGCCAACAGCCTTACGGGCAGCAGCCCGGCTACACGCAGCCGTCGTACGGTCAGCAGCAGTACGGCGCCCAACAGCCGTCCTACGGCCAGCCGAACCCCTACGCGACACAGGGCTACAACTACGGCGCCCCGACCGGCACGACCTCGGGCCTCGCCGTCGCTTCGCTGATCCTCGGCATCGCGGGCTTCGTCGTCCCGTTCGTGCTGCCCAGCATCGCCGCCGTCATCCTCGGCTTCATGGCCCGCAGTCGCATTCGGCAGAATCCGCAGGGCGGCTCCGGTCTCGCCGTCGCCGGCATCATCCTCGGCTTCGTCGCGATCCTGATCGCGATCGTGTTCATCGTCTTCGTCGTGATCATCGGCGTGGCCGTCGCCAACAACCACAGTTTCGACTCTGGGCAGTAG
- a CDS encoding class I SAM-dependent methyltransferase: METSELRELLTPEGLRLLDSLPPFEAGSDVLAQVSGLRKQGHSPALVAAVLTQARLRAKGHAKFGDFADRMLFTEAGLEQATRLPVASTHAGRFRRAGLQTVADLGCGIGGDAMAFAALELGVVAIDRDEVTAAVATYNLAPWEAAEVRLGSAEDADLSGVDGVFLDPARRTSGHSSTTRLQDPASWSPSLDIAFGLAERLPTGVKLGPGIDRDLLPGDAECQWISVDRSVVEVGVWFGPLARPGIRRAALVLGAHGAAELTAAGDTEDAEVGDLQEYVYEPDGGVIRARLIGDLARQLDATMISRDIAYLTSPLVESTPFAQCFRVLETFPLDEKRLRQELKKRGIGRVEIKKRGVDVDPAAFRKRLQLSGSNEATLILTRVAGRHTALLCERV; encoded by the coding sequence ATGGAAACCTCCGAGCTCCGCGAACTCCTCACCCCCGAGGGCCTGCGGCTGCTCGACTCCCTGCCGCCCTTCGAGGCAGGATCAGATGTGCTCGCGCAGGTCAGCGGCCTCCGCAAGCAGGGCCACTCCCCCGCTCTCGTGGCGGCAGTGTTGACGCAGGCCCGCCTGCGCGCCAAGGGCCACGCCAAGTTCGGCGACTTCGCCGACCGCATGCTCTTCACCGAGGCGGGCCTCGAGCAGGCCACGCGCCTCCCCGTCGCCTCGACGCACGCCGGGCGATTCCGCCGCGCCGGCCTCCAGACCGTCGCCGACCTCGGCTGTGGCATCGGCGGAGACGCGATGGCCTTCGCCGCCCTCGAGCTCGGGGTGGTCGCCATCGACCGCGACGAGGTCACCGCCGCGGTCGCCACGTACAACCTCGCCCCGTGGGAGGCCGCAGAGGTACGACTCGGCTCGGCCGAAGACGCGGATCTCTCCGGCGTCGACGGCGTCTTCCTCGACCCGGCCCGGCGCACGAGCGGGCACTCCTCGACGACGCGGCTGCAGGATCCTGCGAGCTGGTCGCCGTCTCTCGACATCGCGTTCGGGCTCGCCGAGCGCCTGCCCACCGGGGTGAAGCTCGGCCCCGGCATCGACCGCGACCTGCTGCCGGGCGACGCCGAATGTCAATGGATCTCGGTCGACCGCTCGGTGGTCGAGGTCGGCGTGTGGTTCGGGCCGCTGGCCCGACCGGGCATCCGGCGCGCCGCACTCGTGCTCGGCGCCCACGGGGCCGCCGAGCTGACCGCCGCGGGCGACACCGAGGACGCCGAGGTCGGCGACCTGCAGGAGTACGTCTACGAGCCCGACGGCGGGGTCATCCGCGCACGCCTCATCGGCGACCTCGCGCGGCAGCTCGACGCCACGATGATCAGCCGCGACATCGCCTACCTGACCTCGCCGCTCGTGGAGTCGACGCCGTTCGCGCAGTGCTTCAGGGTGCTCGAGACCTTCCCGCTCGACGAGAAGCGCCTGAGGCAGGAGCTCAAGAAGCGCGGGATCGGCCGCGTCGAGATCAAGAAGCGCGGTGTCGACGTCGACCCGGCGGCCTTCCGTAAGCGCCTGCAGCTGTCGGGGTCGAACGAGGCGACCCTCATCTTGACTCGTGTCGCCGGGCGGCACACAGCACTGCTCTGCGAGCGCGTCTAG
- the groES gene encoding co-chaperone GroES, which yields MSVNIKPLEDRIVIRQVEAEQTTASGLVIPDTAKEKPQEGEVVAVGPGRIDDNGNRVPLDVATGDKVIYSKYGGTEVKYGGEDLLVLSARDVLAVIVK from the coding sequence GTGTCGGTCAACATCAAGCCGCTCGAAGATCGCATCGTCATCCGTCAGGTCGAGGCCGAGCAGACCACTGCCTCGGGCCTCGTGATCCCCGACACCGCCAAAGAGAAGCCCCAGGAGGGCGAAGTCGTCGCCGTAGGCCCCGGCCGCATCGACGACAACGGCAACCGCGTCCCCCTCGACGTCGCCACGGGCGACAAGGTCATCTACTCGAAGTACGGCGGAACCGAGGTGAAGTACGGCGGAGAAGACCTGCTCGTGCTCTCGGCTCGCGACGTTCTGGCGGTCATCGTCAAGTAG
- the tsaB gene encoding tRNA (adenosine(37)-N6)-threonylcarbamoyltransferase complex dimerization subunit type 1 TsaB, whose translation MLLAIDTSSGTSVAVVDREGGVLAEVTELDTRRHAEVIGESIAFCLDSAGVRPQDLSAVVSGMGPGPFTGLRVGIAAARAFAFGADKPCLPLISHDAVAFELTGGFARATGKRTAAADPDDVGAAGSPLLVVTDARRREVYWSAYTGIDDRGLPVRLAGPSLVRPADLDEVVVASCGRDFAEAAARTDPADTAISAGSLGMLGETLFANGRPFAADVPLYLRSPDVTVPGAPKRVS comes from the coding sequence ATGCTGCTTGCGATCGACACCTCGTCGGGAACCTCCGTCGCCGTCGTCGATCGCGAAGGCGGCGTGCTGGCCGAGGTCACCGAGCTCGACACCCGCCGTCACGCCGAGGTGATCGGCGAGTCGATCGCGTTCTGCCTCGACTCGGCAGGCGTCAGGCCGCAGGATCTCAGCGCAGTCGTGTCGGGCATGGGGCCGGGGCCGTTCACGGGGCTGCGTGTCGGCATCGCCGCCGCTCGCGCGTTCGCATTCGGTGCGGACAAGCCGTGCCTGCCCCTGATCAGCCACGACGCCGTGGCATTCGAGCTCACCGGCGGCTTCGCCCGCGCGACCGGCAAGCGCACCGCCGCAGCCGACCCCGACGACGTGGGTGCGGCAGGGTCGCCGCTGCTCGTCGTCACCGACGCGCGCCGCCGCGAGGTGTACTGGAGCGCCTACACCGGCATCGACGATCGGGGTCTGCCCGTGCGGCTCGCCGGCCCGTCTCTGGTGCGCCCCGCCGACCTCGACGAGGTGGTCGTGGCATCCTGCGGCCGTGACTTCGCGGAGGCTGCGGCACGCACCGACCCGGCCGACACGGCCATCTCGGCAGGCTCCCTCGGCATGCTCGGCGAGACGCTCTTCGCGAACGGCCGGCCGTTCGCCGCCGACGTGCCGCTCTACCTGCGGTCGCCCGACGTGACCGTGCCGGGTGCGCCGAAGAGGGTGTCGTGA
- the tsaD gene encoding tRNA (adenosine(37)-N6)-threonylcarbamoyltransferase complex transferase subunit TsaD, producing MTEPVVLGIETSCDETGVGIVRGRTLLANVIASSMDEHARYGGVVPEIAARAHLEAMQPTLQAALSEANLTLDDIDAIAVTSGPGLAGALMVGVGAAKALALGAGKTLYAVNHLVGHVGADVLRDDGTEIELPTIALLVSGGHTSLLHVRDLLDDVELLGETIDDAAGEAFDKVARLLGLPYPGGPQIDRVAASGDPAAIRFPRGLTLPKDLDKHRYDFSFSGLKTAVARHVEKLENAGSEVPTADVAASFREAVVDVLLTKALAACADRGVPRLLLGGGVVANARVRSVAASRCESAGVELRIPPLSLCTDNGAMIAALGAEMVARGRQPSPLSFGADSTLPVTQAQAV from the coding sequence GTGACAGAACCCGTCGTGCTCGGCATCGAGACCAGCTGCGACGAGACCGGCGTCGGCATCGTCCGCGGCCGCACCCTCCTCGCCAACGTGATCGCGTCGTCGATGGACGAGCACGCGCGCTACGGCGGCGTCGTGCCCGAGATCGCCGCCCGGGCGCACCTCGAGGCGATGCAGCCCACGCTGCAGGCGGCGCTCTCCGAGGCGAACCTCACGCTCGACGACATCGACGCGATCGCGGTCACGAGCGGCCCGGGCCTCGCCGGCGCCCTCATGGTCGGCGTCGGAGCGGCGAAAGCGCTCGCGCTCGGCGCAGGCAAGACGCTGTACGCCGTGAACCACCTCGTCGGGCACGTCGGTGCCGACGTGCTGAGAGACGATGGCACCGAGATCGAGCTGCCGACGATCGCCCTGCTGGTGAGCGGCGGCCACACGTCGCTGTTGCACGTCCGCGATCTCCTCGACGACGTCGAACTGCTCGGCGAGACGATCGACGACGCCGCGGGCGAAGCCTTCGACAAGGTGGCGCGGCTGCTCGGGCTGCCCTACCCCGGCGGACCTCAGATCGATCGCGTCGCGGCCTCGGGCGATCCTGCCGCCATCCGCTTCCCCCGCGGTCTCACGCTGCCGAAAGACCTCGACAAGCACCGCTACGACTTCTCGTTCTCGGGCCTCAAGACCGCCGTGGCGCGCCACGTCGAGAAGCTCGAGAACGCAGGATCAGAGGTGCCCACGGCCGACGTCGCAGCCAGCTTCCGCGAGGCGGTCGTCGACGTGCTGCTGACCAAGGCTCTAGCTGCGTGCGCCGATCGCGGGGTGCCACGGCTGCTGCTCGGCGGCGGTGTCGTGGCGAACGCGCGGGTGCGCTCCGTCGCCGCGTCGCGTTGTGAGAGTGCCGGGGTCGAGTTGCGCATCCCGCCGCTCTCGCTCTGCACCGATAACGGCGCGATGATCGCGGCTCTCGGAGCCGAGATGGTCGCGCGCGGTCGGCAGCCCTCGCCGCTGTCGTTCGGGGCGGACTCGACACTGCCGGTCACGCAGGCGCAGGCCGTCTAG
- a CDS encoding GNAT family N-acetyltransferase, whose protein sequence is MPSEIQLPSGAVLRPLALGDAAALASAYTVNRDHLAPWDPVRSEAFFTAAVQGVEIERLLLDQDEGRAVPFVLVAAESGEIVGRVNLSGIVRGVFHSANLGYWVDARLAGRGVMSAAVEAVAHIARTETRLHRLQAGTLLHNAASQAVLRHTGFTEIGIAPDYLFIAGRWQDHRLFQRILYAA, encoded by the coding sequence GTGCCTTCCGAGATCCAGCTGCCGAGCGGCGCCGTGCTTCGGCCTCTCGCTCTCGGCGATGCCGCGGCGCTCGCGTCTGCGTACACGGTGAATCGTGACCATCTGGCCCCGTGGGATCCTGTGCGCTCCGAGGCGTTCTTCACCGCGGCCGTGCAGGGCGTCGAGATCGAGCGCCTGCTGCTCGACCAGGATGAGGGGCGAGCGGTTCCGTTCGTGCTGGTGGCGGCCGAATCGGGCGAGATCGTGGGCCGCGTCAATCTCTCGGGCATCGTCCGCGGTGTCTTCCACAGCGCCAATCTCGGCTACTGGGTCGACGCGCGCCTGGCCGGGCGCGGCGTCATGTCGGCCGCAGTGGAGGCTGTGGCCCACATCGCCCGCACCGAGACCCGGCTGCATCGCCTGCAGGCCGGCACGCTGCTCCACAACGCGGCCTCGCAGGCGGTGCTGCGGCACACCGGCTTCACCGAGATCGGCATCGCGCCCGATTACCTCTTCATCGCTGGTCGATGGCAGGATCACCGGCTGTTCCAGCGGATTCTGTACGCCGCGTGA